The window acagacAGAGGTCCTCAAACCAGAGACCTTGGGGATAGCTCATGCTTTGCATGTCTAAACCTGTTATAGCCCCAAGTATAGTTAAGTTCAATAGTAAAGTGCAAGTGGTTGACAAAAAAGTAGAGTTAACTTGATTTTCCAGAGCAGTTTCTCAATTTCTATTAATACCAAACACTATTAACATAGTACCATAAACTTTCGCAAGCTGTAAGTGGGAATCTAAATGGGTATAGCCTTGAGTTCAAATTGCAGTATTAAAAATTTAACTGCTTATATCCTTTGACTTAGttattctacttctagaaatccATCCTACAGAAACAGctgcatggggccggccccgtggccgagtggtgaagtttgcatgctctgctttggcagcccagggtttcgctggttcaaatcctgggcacggacatggcaccgctccatcaagccatgctgaggcggcgtcccacatgccacaactagaaggacccacaactaaaaaaaaaaaatacacaactatgtactgggggttttgggagaaaaaggaaaaaaataaaatcttaaaaaaaaacccccaaaaatccCCAGCTGTACCTGAGCACAAAGATGGTCACTGAAACATgatagaagaaaaacagaaacctaaACTATCAATAGGGGAAATAACTTATGcagcattaaaaaggaatatagatagatagatagatagatagatagacatgcAAAAGGCTCCAGATTATAGTAAgtggaaaaaagccaaaaaaaaagacccaaaccAGATCCACCACAATACATATAATGTGACTTCATTcatgtttaaagcaaaaaataaaaccctcccAAAACATTTACACATGTACCCATCTGCAACATGCAcaggtgtgtatgtatatatgcatagtAAATGGCATGGAATGATACAGACCAAACTCAAGTTTGGGGAGGGAAGTTAGTTGGGATAAATAAAAGGAGACTTTGGTTTTGCTTCtcttttattgtttgaatttgtTTTACATGCACTCACCTTTctcatacaattaaaaaaaatgtttctaaataatGCTTTCCCCAAAATTTCCctaaaaaaacttttttccatttagataaattgaataaaaactaaaaattttttttaacgctacaaaaaagcaaaatgagttGATAACACATTGAACGTGGCATCATTAGTGTGTGGACAGCCCTACACTTTGTCCATTATCTTAGCAATCAGATCCTGTCTTCCTACTCAGGGcactaaataaaaacagaacaaagacaCTGGCAAAAAAGGGGACTTTTCACTGAGCATAAAGGATATTGACACAGGATATGCCccggaaaagggaagagaaggagtaGTAAGAGGCAAGCATAGCAAGGTGGCTAGTCATGTCAGCTAAGGAACTCTCCATCACCTCTAGGAAGCCCAACTCATCCAAGAAACTTCTTATATATGTGATGATCTTAGAGCGGATGATAAATTTCTGCCTCACAAAGTCATTTAGGATCAAGTCCAAGTATCTCTGACGATATCGTGTTTCCTAAACCAAAAGCAACAGAGAGAAATCACTGACATGTCTGCTTCAATGGTATGATAAATCACAGCTAGGAGGCCACGAGAGCTTACCTTGTCTTTGAGGCCAAAGTGAAGATGAGGTAACATATGCAAGCAAGGAGACAGCAGTGTGATCTCATAGGGAATGATGCTCAGCTCACCCTTCTTGGTTTTCCCAGGATTCCCCTGAACTCCAATTATGTCTCCCCGACGCAGTTTGTTATTGATACGAATAAATTCTTCTTCTGATTTATAATTCCTGAGTGAAAGGCAAATGTAATTCAGTATACAATATTCCAAATTAACACTGACCACTGGTTTACTCTGGAACCTTCACTAAACTGTTAATGCTTAATTACTGGGAGCTGAAGAGGAAGCTCAGATTCAAAGTCAACTGTTAAAAAAgtattaccttttatttttaactgccaCACAACCTGATAGCAGTCATTATTCTTCAGGTGATCAGATggcctttttattctcttttcagcCTTACCCAACCATACCCCATTTCTTCTAACTTTAAATACTAATGGGAAAAGAAGAGCACACAGACCTTTGTCCCCAACTGTGTTGCTCTGGGCCAAACTAGAAAGGCTTATAACTGGATATTTCTATATACCTGGAATTGGCCATGACTTGCAACTTGACGCCCTCTCCTCGAAGATCATAGAAGATGAGCTTTCCCCCAGAAGCTCTTTTGGCATGAATCCtacctagaaaaagaacagcaaaaatacTGATTGACAGAACCAGAAGCCATTTCGTGATATCAGTTCCAAAAAGCTCTCTGTGTATTATTTACGTCTGGGCAGAACATAAAGTAGAACAACCTGATTTTAACCTGATGCCTAAGCCCTGCCTTTTTCTTCATGATAATGATCACCAGtcaaaccaattaaaaatgtgCAGGAAGGATGTTTATTGGATTCCTAGAAGATGGCAGTGTTGGTGCCAGCATTGTTTTGGGATCTTCCTGAATcctcacataaaaataaaaggacaactAGATAGGCAAGGCCAAAAAACTGTGGACGAAATTTACAACAAAATTATGTTGGAAGGTATTCCCCAGAATCCCCAAATACAAGCAATGGGGCAAACCACCAAGAGCCCCAAGACCTCCATACAGGAAAAAGCTGTAGATAGCAACAGGGCGTCTGATGGGTCTGAGAACTGGAAATCTCCCAAACAGCCATAAGTATTCACCGGAAAATGTGGcaggctgaggggaggagagcaGCTGAATCTGGGAGGGGATCTGCCTACTGCCACATAAGTGAGTACAATGGGCTGCATTATGAAGGTCTAGGGGCCGAAGCCCTTTAGTGCAGCCCCAGGAACTCTCTAAAGTTTACAGCCAGGGATCTTTTCTACACAAGGCCCCACAAAATTGAACCAGACCAGGAAaacagaggcaaaagaaaaaaaggtccaacaagagagaggaagggcaaGAGAGCCTGAAAATCTCAGAAAGCAAGCTGTTATATTTCTGAACACTTcacaaaaacaacagaagaggGAGCTCAGTGAAGCTGGAAAAGCTACCTGAACCAAGCTTCCTGTTAACATTCAGGAAAACTAATTTCATACAAAAATAAGTAATGTGGTCAAATACCACACACAGttactaaacaaaaaaaaagagagaataaggaGAGTAACATCCCCACAGTGAAAGCACTTAAGAAAGACAggctcagaaaaaacaaaattctatttCGCACTGAGCTGAAAGACATTAAGATGACAACacaaaacatgaaaacacaagttagaatcagaaaaactaagaaatgaggtgacacatgaaaaaattagaaagaaagtgaaaaaatcatCTCGGAAATGAAGACTAAAGGAAACAGGACTgaataaatacaacaaataatGCCTTGAGAGAAACAAAGTGGAAAggaggataaaattaaaaaatcaaagtatacagaaagagataaaaaggatGTGAGAAAGAGTGACAAATACCAAAAAGCAGCAAAGATACATGTGGATAAAACGAGTCCCAAAAGTAAACCAAAGCAAGAAACagaatacaaaaaattatattcaagaaaaactttctaaaataGACTTGAAAACACGTATTTAAAGGGCACACTGGGTACTGAAAATATTAACCAGAATGACTAGCATGAAGACGTATTTGGGTAAAATCACTGgacttcaaagaaaaagaaattttgggGGCATTTAGCTATAGGCAGGAGGTTCTCTCTGGGTGGTAGCATTATGGCTAACTAAACTTTTCTGTGTGCTTCTTTGCATGTTTCAATGTCCTAAATTTTCTACAActaatagttttattattttttttgggggggaatgaaagatttaaattttttttaattaagaagagATCCCACACAAGATATTAAACTCCAAAATAACAATGTTCTAGAAATGACAGACTAGCACAAAGCATTTTCAGGCCACAGATTCACATTTTTTAGGAGCCTGGGGCCATGGCTCCCACAGATGAAGGGAAGTCCTCATAAAGGACTATGAATGAGTAGGAGCATCAGGCTAGGAGTCCCCCTGAGACAATGCCCCTTCCTCTGCAGCATCACCACTGGAATGTGATCTCACGCCTCAGGGCTGCTCTACTCTCTGTGAATAGATACACTGGCACTGTCCCTAGTAAAGCAGCCTTAGACACAAGCTGCTTGAAAGCCAAGACCACCCCAGACCCTTCTTTGCGCTACTGGAGAGGTATGCCTGCTGTGGGAGCTCAGCAAACTGCCAGGAAGGCTTCCTACCTGCCACCTTTAAGGTGATGTCAGTCAGGTGGTCCCCAGGCTGCAGGTGGCTGTATTCTTGGATGAAGTGAGTGAGTGAGATGTCTACATGGAACTTGTGTGGGTACGGGTCTTCCCCACTGACCTTCAGTTGGTGGACTGCTTGGCTGCGGATCTTGTAGTAttgctgtaataaaaaaaaaaaaagagctttgagAAGTTGAACCTGGTCCGAACAGCGGCCCATCTAGCAGAGTACTGTATTCTGCCTCAGAGGAGCCCCAATacactgaggtttttttttttttttttgatgaggaagactggccttgagcatacatctgttgccaatcttcctctttattttttttctccaaagccccagtacatagttgtatattctagtttcagtcattctaattcttctatgtgggatgctgccacatcatggcttgatgcgcagtgtgtaggtctgtgcccaggatccaaactggcaaaccccgggctgccaaagtggagtgcatgaacttaaccactcagccatggggctggcctccattGAGGTTCTTTAACTGAGCCATCTGCACTGTTGAAATCACGGGATTGGATATGGAGTGAGATTTGCACTTAAAATATGCAGCATGGCCAGATACACAGCTGGAAATGAAGGCCAGAATTCCAAAACGCAAgattcaacaaaaagaaaaatcagagttcTTCCTAAAATAATAGAAGTTAAATGGTATAGGTGGCCTTGGTTACCACTTTTGTGGAACCATCTGGATAGTGAATCACTTATCTTCTTTCCTACTTTCCTACCCCTGGCCACACATCAGACTTTTCCCCAAAGCCTGgagaatgtaaaaaagaaatattctacagcaggggtcagcaaacttttttctgaGGCAACTACTCTAATGTAGTGTGAAACCAGCCTCAGACATacgtaaacaaatgggcatggctgtgttccaagacaattttatttacaaaaccaagaaggagggttgggggggaggggcagtgctgCATTTGACCTGTGGACCACAGTTTGCCAATTTCCTGTCTAAAGTAAACCCTAGTCCATCTTCAGGGAGACACTTTCTCTGGGGCTGCTATAAGGCCCAGCTAGTTCCAAGGAGATTAATCAGTCACTTGGAAGTACTGGGTTCTCCCAAATGTCTGTTGGGAGTTGATTAGAAAAATACTCAGGGCCTATGCCTTTAACCAGATGGAGTGGTAGGCCCACTCCTATCTCTTTGCTGTGACCCAGGGCCCAGTGCCGGTTCCAGTTCCTATTTGTCATCTTAGTCACAGGTCCCTCCTACTGTCTGGTCCCAAGGAATCTGCCACGCTCCACCAGAAGCTTCCGTGTGCCCAGCCAGGTGGTGGTCAGAGGACTCACATTTGGGTCCAGGCTCTCCTCCTCTGCACCAACACCATTGTCAGCAGTGTGGTTGGTGGCAGTGGCTTGGCTTAGTTGTTTCTCACTGAGCTCCTTCTGCTTGGCCTCCTTCTCTGCTACTTTCTTCTCAGCTTTCAAGCGTCTCTTTAGCTCACTGTTGGGAAAATGAAGATGTTCAATGTGATAGCTGCTTGAAGAGTCCTCTACTACGTTCTGCCCCATAGCCACTCATCAAGAATATGAATAGCCTGGGGCAAATGCTCTGGCCCAGTTCTACACCCCCACCTCTAGGCTCTTAGTCACTGAACTCTATATgtgaaagagacaaaggaaaaaattagcttaaaataaaGATGTGAGAGATCTTTCTCAGTTTCTGCTTTCCAGTCTGAGGTCTTTGGCATTAGATCCCAACTAAAGCTAAGATACACCAGGACAAAGAAAATCCTACACGCTAATTTATATATAGAACAGGAAAAAAGGTTTCCCAGAAAATCAGCAAGATAGGCCTTTCTCAAGCTAATTAGGCTAGGGAGCTCCTTGAGGCCAGGGACTGAATTTTAGTTGTTTGGTATCCTCTGTAGAATATGAAGTTCCTAGAGTACCACACCTGTGATAAGGCAACATCTCTAGCTCTGTCTGCCACCTCTCTACTCTCCCCTAAGGAGTGGGTTagtctggggtggggtgggggagaggcgGCTCTTCAGAGTTCAAGGAATACTCTGCTGACAGTCTCTCCCTCAGCACTGATCAGTGCATTGACAATGGCCCTCAGCATTGGTCTCACTCTGCGCACAGGAGCCTGACTATGACGACAAACTCAGTAGAACAGTGTACACAGCAACATGGCATAGGTGATGATATACCCTCTTTGGAGTCAGATGCCTGGGAGTACATCCTGACACATCTACCTACCACTtatgtgaacttgagcaagtgacttaacttctgcccatctgtaaaatggaaataataatagacaTTCCCTTCCCCAAATGTGGTGGGGattgagataatgtatgtaaacaGACGACCCTGTCCCTAGCATTTAGTAAGAACACAAATGTGAGCTATTCTAGGTTATCTCTCACTATCTTAACCCTTCACTCTCTGCACCCAAGACAGAAACCTTACAAATTCGGATAAATTTCTGGTCAAATCCCTCACTATCCAAACTCTTGATACTTATCACCTGAGACTCAAAAACTAATTTGGACAACTTGGTATCCCTTATGATCTGAAATCTTGCTATCTGAACCCAGAAACCAAACAGATTTGGGTAGAGACGGATACCCTCATTATCCAAATAGAATTGATCATTCTTTCAAACCACCAATGTTAACTGAATATCCTATAATAATGAACCACGGCAAATGATCCTCAGTCACGATTGCATATTGTCTGGCTTCAGGACACATTCTTAATTTTCAGTGAGTTTagaataactcaattaaaaaaacttaatTGGGGATTTCAAATGGTCATCTTTTAAGTAACAAAACTGGCTCTCAGGGCCTCAAAGCAGGCATCTCCGACTGGATATAATTTGTCTTCTAACAGCTGTGAAGACAACCTTTCCAGAACAGTGTGCCAGGCCTACTGTGCTGTAATGAGTCAGCAGGCATCTAAGCCTATCTAGTTCTTCCTAGTATTAACATAATAAACCTGTGTTCCATTCAACTAGGTGTTGCTCTTTAAATCAAATCAGTCATAAGGATAAGCCAAAAAGGCCCTGGGGATAGAACTAAGACTAGAAACCAAACTAATCTCAGGAGCAAATTTcagaaagacaggaaagagaaaataccGTATTAGAAATTCTTTATTCATACACGGGTTTTGTTTTCTGCACTGTTCTAGAATAAGATCCAAAAGTCATCTCAAGAATCTATGGATTGAGAATTCgaatttattaaagagaaaacgAAAAAGGACCATTGATTCTGGTAGCAGGGCTCTTTGTTTCCTTAGTAACAAGTCCAAAGGCTTAAAAGACAGGAACTTAGTAAGGGAAGGAATTTTGCTCCCAGAGCAATAAAGAAGGTAACAGGCACCAACCTTCTTTTATTAGAAAGTGGCTTGTCCTTGTGAATCGCTGTGAAAGGAGCAAGTTGACACAGTCgcagctccctctgcccccactgtGCCCAGGAGGTTTGGCGCAGGGACCCCCTAACAAGCCTTACAGCAGCTTGCATCAACATGGCAGAACACCCTGGAACTAACGATTACCACCACCtaacaggaaacacagagatgtGGTGTCAGATGGGACAGACAGTATATACACACCCAACCAGCACTCCTAGTCTTATGGGTTGGGTGAGGGGGATGGGGGAGATTGTACCTTTTAGTGTCCCATTTTACATAAGACCCTCTTAACTGACAGCAACTCTGTAACATTTACTGTGCTGCAACTGTAACTGACAACGTTCTTGGTCCTGGCTACGGTAAAAAAGAGGTGCAGATCCTGCATCAAAACTCAAGAGCGAGTCAATCAACAGTTTGCAGGTAGAAATGATCACAAAATTCTAGAAGATGGGAGATAGGACATAAGGCAGTATTTCTGCAGCCCCTCACATGTGGTTTCTCCTGGAGATGAAATACCTGGCCACAAAGATGGCAATGGGAAGTATATACAATTATCATTATCAACTGCAAACTCTAGATGAAGCTAAAAAGTAAACCACACAAAAGGACCTCTGAGGTAAAGATAAGACTTGTTTAGAGTTCTAGAaacaagaaggaaaggagaatttcAGGAAGGGTCTTAGACTACATTATGTTTAAACATTAACACTGGAAGGCAAGAGAATTATAGGGATCATATTCTTTACTGCATTCAAATAAATTTGGCCTTTCGTTCGGGAATGAGTCACCTGGAAGGCAGCCCTTCTCTTCTTAAACTCGGAGAAAATAACTGGCATAAAATGGTGCTCACTAAAGATTCAGACCAAGAAAGTTCCAAAGAACAATTAAGAAATACAATCATGTgctgcttaacgatggggatatgttctgagaaatgcatccttaggtgattCTGTCCTAacgtgaacatcacagagtgtagttacacaaaccaagatggtacagcctactacacacctaggctctatggtactaatctcatgggaccactgtcatatatgcagtatATTGCTGACCAAAACATTACGTGGTGCATGCACAAATTATTTTAGCCCGTAGTCCCTAGAGAAACATATGACATCAATGGCAGATTCTTTTAGACAATGTGACGAAGAGGTATGGTGCAGTCAGTGTAAAGAGCATGGGCTGTGGAGTTACGGACTTGATTTTAGATTTCTGCTCCAGAGCTCTGGATCAGTGATAGACCACACTTTAGCAACATATTTAATCACCCAGAGCCTCAGCTTACTAAATTGAAAAATGGGTATTAACACTTGCCTTGCAAGGTTATTACTGAGATCAGACAGGAAGTCTGTATAGTtgtagcacagggcctgacacacaaaagctattttaaaaagtggttgcTATAATTAATGTAAGAAAAGTCAGTAGAAAGGATTTGGTCAGTTTCCTCAATTTACCTTAAAATCTCACTTGACTACGAGGTATCTGTGATATACAACCCTAAAATTCAATTACTGACGTAAAGATCAAAATCCAGTCAATTTTTCCCAAAGGCAGAAGTCCAAGACCAGGCTCTAAACATTTATAGTGATCCATCAGACACTCTCAAAAAAGACAACATATTAGGGTGCCATCAACCATAAATTTAGgtatttcctttcccatttttctagAATATTTGAAGTATAAACCCAGAGACACAAAAGGAAACATCAATTCTTACTTGTTGAGTGCAGTTCCATCAGGGTTCTGCAAGGGAATTGAGCCCTCGCGCAATAAAACAGCCTTTATATGTAATGAACTAATTTCTCTCCTATGCCTCTCAAATAGCACTATTTATGTACCATCTTCGGGGATATTGAGAAAAGTCATTGCCTATGTTCTATGAAGAACCCTGGCTGATAGGGAGTGGAGTATTTAGAGAATATAAGACGTAGTCAAAGAGCGGCTAATCTTGGTTTGTTTAAATTTACTTTCATACTCCAAGGATTTGGGGTGATTAGCAAAGATATACCCAGCAGTGTAGGAGCAACTTGGTGTACTGGGCTGAAGAAGGCAGTCCTTACTGCTAGACACTGCTCATTCACTCAATACTCACAGATCCCTGGAATAGCCAATATGGATAGGTGCAGGACACTGTTTCAGAACTGATCTCTTCTATATAGAAGGTTCAGAATGGCCTTGGTGAGGCCAAGAAAAACTTGGAGGTCTTTCTGGAAAGCTAGGGTATTTAACATTTCTCCAACCTCCTCATCGAGGCGTGGCTTCCTCATAAAAGAACGCATTtctcagagaggaaagggaaagagtcAAGTTTCGCTTTTCTCTCCGTCACCTCTCAGTCTTCAGTATTCTCTTACTCTAGGAGTAGGACGGGCGAACCCCGCCGGCCCCAGGGCATCCTGGGGGATAGAGTTTCGGGGAGTAGCGGCTACGTCCCGGCGCGTCCGTGCCCACGAGAACCGGCAGGAACGCCCCACGAGAACCGGCAGGAACGCCCCACGCACAGCCACCTCTCCAGGAGCCTCGAGGTGATTCCTGGCCCGGACACTCCGACCGCAAAGGCCTTACTGACCCGCAGCGACACTTACTTCTTGCTCAGTTTCGGCTCGCCGCCGTCCACTTTCACCTCAGCCGCCTGCACTGCAGCCATGTTTCCCGAGGGCTCGACCTAAAAAGGATGAGGTCTCACGGCAATTTCCAGGTCAGCGTCGGAAGCCCCACCACTTCCGGGGCGAGAGGGCGGTCCCTCTTTGCGCGCTGCAGCCGCGCAGGCGCACAGCGAGGCTTCGCGGCCGCGGCGTCGGGCGCGCCAGCTGGTTTAGTTGTGTGCGCCAGACGCTCTAGGGGGGCGGCTCTCCTGGTGCCTCTCTTCAGCTATGGCGGAGGCCATGGATTCGGGGAAAGACCCCAACGGGCCCACTCATTCCTCGACTCTGTTCGTGAGGGAGGACGGCAGCTCCATGTCCTTCTACGTGCGTCCCAGTCCGGCGAAGCGCCGGCTCTCGACGCTCATCCTGCACGGCGGCGGCACCCTGTGCCGGGTGCAGGAGCCCGGGGCCGTGCTGCTGGCCCAGCCCGGGGAGGCGCTGGCCGAGGCCTCGGGCGACTTCATCTCCACGCAGTACATCCTGGACTGCGTGGAGCGCAACGAGAGGCTCGAGCTGGAGGCCTACCGGCTGCGCCCGGCCCCGGCGGCCGACCAGACCCTGGAGACGAAGCCGGGGGCCCCGGCCGAGGGCGCCGCGGAGCCCGAGCCGAAGCCGTACACGGGGCGGATGGGGTTCACGGACGCGGACGACTTGGCCATCTTGACCTACGTGAAGGAAAACGCCCGCTCGCCCAGCTCCGTCACCGGCAATGCCCTGTGGAAAGCGCTGGAGAAGAGCGCGCTCACCCAGCACTCGTGGCAGTCCCTCAAGGACCGCTACCTCAAGCGCCTGCGCGGCCAGGAGCACAAGTACCTGCTGGGCGACGCCCCCGTGAGCCCGTCCTCTCAGAAACTCAAGCGGAAAGCCGAGCAGGACCCCGAGGCCGCCGACAGCGGGGGTGAGGCCTGCTGCTGTGGCCGCGCGGGCCCCCTGCTCACCCCGGTGCTGGGGCGGGGGCGTCTCCTCCCCTCTGTGTCAGGCGTCCATTGTGGCGTGTTTGCTGGCGCCGCGCGGCCCCTCCCTCTCTTGACATCCGGGTAAAAGTGCAGCATTGTTTTCGTCTCtgagtttcctttgcttttccaatATCTGGGATATTGGCACGATTCGAtgttcaaaaggtacaaaaagcGCGCATGGAAAGTCCTCTCGCCCTTCCTACCCACCCAGTTTTTTTCCCCCGAAGGCGACGCGTTTACCAGCTTGTGTTATCTTTTCAGAGAGATTTCAGAGACTGGTTTTGGAAAAGTATTTCCATGTTCAGCTGGGTTCGATATAAACCATTTTAAAGGCGTGCCAGACGAGTTTGGTTTCATGTTTTGGCTTAATTGAGTGCGTAGTCCTGTGAGAAGGTTTTCACCCACTGGACAAGGGTTGTGCTCAGGGGAAGTGAGCTTTTAACGCAGTTGAATTGAATGTTGGGATTCAGGTGTGGTTagtgatgcggggttggtgagtcGAGGAGTTGAAAGATTtgttggactctcaaggtctggcagtagtgctcttttatttagagaatagtgtggaatagcttggggacaggacccatgggcagtcaggctgctgcgggGGGACAGGGCCCACAGGCTGGAGGAGGTGCTACTGCTGCCGGCATGGGCACAGGACTGATGGGCAGGCAGacctgctgcgtggggacaggactcacgagcaggaggagctgctgctgccgcttctgctgcaaacatgagtggagagtaaggctaaatttaaggcatagttatgtgagccatctctttacaagacaaaggaaagaatatgaaaaaaagttaaaatggtatcagtgcaggtggggtctggctattgggtgatCCCctgacttttagataagaatcaaatcggattaagtaaaggtcagaagccaccaccctaaattacttacatgagattgccagacgctaaccaacttaagttcttgccttccccattgagaGTTTCtggagacaaggtcatctcccttctttcacaaatgcaaatgtctctcaaggggcaagcaaattccagtcgtcggagcctgcctctcatctgcagtttaaaattaaccagcctaaaatcctcatcagttaGGACACGGTGTCAAGCT of the Equus quagga isolate Etosha38 chromosome 13, UCLA_HA_Equagga_1.0, whole genome shotgun sequence genome contains:
- the TERF2IP gene encoding telomeric repeat-binding factor 2-interacting protein 1, whose protein sequence is MAEAMDSGKDPNGPTHSSTLFVREDGSSMSFYVRPSPAKRRLSTLILHGGGTLCRVQEPGAVLLAQPGEALAEASGDFISTQYILDCVERNERLELEAYRLRPAPAADQTLETKPGAPAEGAAEPEPKPYTGRMGFTDADDLAILTYVKENARSPSSVTGNALWKALEKSALTQHSWQSLKDRYLKRLRGQEHKYLLGDAPVSPSSQKLKRKAEQDPEAADSGEPQNKRTPDLPEEEFVKEEIQENEEAVKKMLVEASREFDEIVVDESPDFEIHITMCDDDPPTPEEDSETQPDEEEEEEEEEKVSPPEVGAAIKIIRQLMEKFNLDLSTVTQAFLKNSGELEATSSFLESGRRADGYPIWSRQDDLDLQKDDEAARDALVKKFGAQNVARRIEFRKK